A genomic window from Salvelinus namaycush isolate Seneca chromosome 5, SaNama_1.0, whole genome shotgun sequence includes:
- the LOC120047581 gene encoding gamma-aminobutyric acid type B receptor subunit 1-like produces the protein MSGGWPGGQACLPSAQMALDLVNNRTDILPDYELELIYYDSMCDPGESTKLLYDLLYTEPIKTVLMPGCSSVSTLVAEAARMWNLIVLSYGSSSPALSNRNRFPTFFRTHPSATLHNPTRVRLFQKWKWTKIATIQQTTEVFTSTLDDLEQRVKEAGIEISVRQSFLTDPAVAVKNLKRQDARIIVGLFYETEARKVFCEVFKEKLYGKKYVWFLIGWYADNWFKIKDPSINCTIENMTEAVEGHVTTEIVMLNPETVRGASNLTSQEFLGALMNRLGGMNPEETGGFQEAPLAYDAVWALALALNKTVAPLKAKGRRLEDFNYNNHDITAEIYRALNTSSFEGVSGHVVFDAQGSRMAMTLIEQLQGGSYKKIGYYDSSQKNLSWFGNDVWIGAGPPADSTIVIEEFRYLSQKLFAAVSVFAGLGILLGIVCLTFNIYNSNVRYIQNSQPYLNNMTAVGCMMALAAVFPLGIDGHHIHRSQFPVVCQFRLWLLGLGFSLAYGSMFTKIWWVHNLFTKKEEKKEKRKHLEPWKLYATVGVLLAIDILSLVIWQIVDPLHITVEKFTREAPKGDLDVLIQPLLEHCTSEKMNTWLGVVYGYKGLLLLLGIFLAYETKSVSTEKINDHRAVGMAIYNVAVLCMITAPVTMILTSQQDASFAFAALAIVFSVYITLVVLFVPKMRRLITRGEWQSEQQDTLKTGSSTNNNDEEKSRQLERENRELQKIIQEKEQRVSELRNQLVERQALRNRRRPSSGTNQNHSNPSPPSSQPDPKSLLPPPGYPNPASDNHSSLPPSFSNSSNLYQTDSKISRNHCHNSQIPLLYK, from the exons ATGAGCGGCGGTTGGCCGGGCGGCCAAGCATGTCTCCCCTCTGCGCAGATGGCTTTGGATCTGGTAAACAACCGGACGGATATTCTGCCGGATTACGAACTGGAGCTGATATACTATGACAGTATG tGTGACCCGGGGGAATCCACCAAGTTGCTCTATGATCTGCTCTACACAGAGCCCATCAAGACAGTTCTGATGCCCGGCTGCAGCTCCGTATCCACACTGGTAGCAGAGGCTGCTCGCATGTGGAACCTCATAGTG ttgtCCTATGGCTCCAGCTCTCCAGCCTTGTCCAACAGGAACCGCTTCCCCACCTTCTTCCGCACCCACCCTTCGGCCACCCTCCACAACCCCACCAGGGTACGCCTCTTCCAGAAGTGGAAGTGGACCAAGATCGCTACCATTCAGCAGACCACAGAGGTCTTCACTTCG ACTCTGGATGATCTGGAGCAGAGGGTGAAGGAGGCTGGGATTGAGATCAGTGTGAGACAGAGCTTCCTCACCGACCCGGCTGTCGCTGTCAAGAACCTCAAG CGCCAGGATGCCAGAATAATTGTGGGGCTCTTCTATGAGACGGAAGCCAGGAAAGTGTTTTGCGAG gTATTTAAGGAGAAACTGTATGGGAAGAAATATGTGTGGTTTCTGATTGGTTGGTACGCTGATAACTGGTTCAAGATCAAAGACCCGTCCatcaactgcaccatcgagaacatgaCAGAGGCGGTGGAGGGCCACGTTACCACGGAGATCGTCATGCTCAACCCCGAGACCGTCCGCGGAGCCTCCAACCTG ACCTCTCAGGAGTTCCTGGGGGCGTTGATGAACCGGCTGGGGGGTATGAACCCGGAAGAGACGGGGGGCTTCCAGGAGGCCCCTCTGGCCTACGACGCTGTCTGGGCCCTGGCCCTGGCCCTCAACAAGACTGTGGCCCCTCTGAAGGCCAAAGGCCGCAGGCTGGAGGACTTCAACTACAACAACCATGACATCACAGCAGAGATCTACCGCGCCCTCAACACCAGCTCATTTGAAGGCGTGTCT GGTCATGTGGTGTTTGATGCCCAGGGTTCCAGGATGGCTATGACCCTTATTGAGCAACTGCAAG GAGGCAGTTATAAGAAGATTGGATACTACGACAGCTCTCAGAAGAATCTCTCCTGGTTCGGCAACGATGTGTGGATAG gtgCCGGGCCCCCGGCTGACTCGACAATAGTCATTGAGGAGTTTAGGTACCTCTCTCAGAAGCTGTTTGCTGCTGTGTCTGTCTTCGCTGGTCTGGGCATCCTGCTGGGCATCGTCTGTCTGACCTTCAACATCTACAACAGTAACGTCCG GTACATCCAGAACTCCCAGCCCTACCTGAACAACATGACAGCAGTGGGCTGTATGATGGCCCTGGCTGCTGTGTTTCCCCTGGGGATCGACGGACACCACATCCACAGGTCCCAGTTCCCTGTGGTCTGTCAG tTCCGTCTGTGGCTGCTCGGCCTGGGCTTCAGTCTGGCCTATGGCAGCATGTTCACCAAGATTTGGTGGGTACACAATCTCTTCACAAAGAAggaagagaagaaggagaagaggaag CACCTGGAGCCATGGAAACTCTATGCAACAGTTGGAGTGTTACTAGCCATAGACATCCTGTCACTCGTGATTTGGCAGATTGTGGATCCTTTACACATCACAGTGGAG AAGTTCACTAGGGAGGCCCCTAAAGGAGACTTGGATGTCCTGATTCAGCCTCTCCTGGAGCACTGCACCTCAGAGAAGATGAACACATGGCTCG gtgtagtgTATGGCTACAAGGGACTGCTGCTGTTGCTGGGGATATTTCTGGCCTACGAGACCAAGTCTGTTTCCACGGAGAAGATCAATGACCATCGAGCCGTGGGGATGGCTATTTACAACGTGGCT GTGTTGTGCATGATCACGGCTCCCGTCACTATGATCCTCACGTCACAGCAGGACGCTTCCTTTGCCTTTGCCGCTTTGGCCATAGTGTTCTCTGTCTACATCACGCTGGTGGTGCTCTTTGTGCCcaag ATGCGCAGGCTGATTACGCGTGGTGAGTGGCAGTCGGAGCAGCAGGACACGCTGAAGACCGGCTCGTCCACCAACAACAACGACGAGGAGAAGTCTCgccagctggagagagagaaccgTGAGCTGCAGAAGATCATACAGGAG AAAGAGCAGAGGGTATCGGAGCTCCgcaaccagctggttgagagacaGGCCCTGCGCAACCGACGACGGCCCTCATCAGGCACCAACCAGAACCACAGCAACCCGTCCCCGCCCTCTTCCCAGCCAGACCCCAAGTCTCTCCTGCCCCCACCCGGTTACCCCAACCCCGCGTCGGACAATCACTCCTCCTTACCCCCCTCCTTCTCCAACTCCTCCAACCTGTACCAGACGGACAGCAAGATAAGTCGCAACCACTGTCACAACAGCCAGATCCCCCTGCTCTACAAGTGA